The genome window CCGCCTTCGCCGCACGCCGACATATTCGTCGGCAGGAAAGGGTATGATAGGCGTACTTTCGAAGGAGGCCGCCAGCAAATGACACCGTTTTGTCCAATCGTTTGGCCGGAAGATCCGGTGCCTGCCGAAGTACAAAATTGTAAAATTTGCGGACTCGATACGCACGGAACAAGGATGGTTTGGGGCGAAGGATGTCCGACCGCACCGATCTTCGTTGTGTTGGATAATCCGGGCATGCGGGAAAGCAGGGAAGGGGAACCGTTCGTGTGCGGAACGCGGAAGACCTTGCAGGAGGCGGCCTTCCACGCCGGATTCGGGACGGAAGATTTGTATGTGACGTACGTATTAAAACGCAGGCCGATACGAAAGTATGATAAGCCTGCGACGCGCCGTCTTTGTATGCGGCA of Bacillales bacterium contains these proteins:
- a CDS encoding uracil-DNA glycosylase, which produces MTPFCPIVWPEDPVPAEVQNCKICGLDTHGTRMVWGEGCPTAPIFVVLDNPGMRESREGEPFVCGTRKTLQEAAFHAGFGTEDLYVTYVLKRRPIRKYDKPATRRLCMRHLREQLLSRRPEMLFCLGDAAVQSVFDDPTLNVKSLRSTVHEIFSLPAVVSYHPLAVRRRPNLRTLFMKDWSYLYKLYK